The sequence below is a genomic window from Haematobia irritans isolate KBUSLIRL chromosome 3, ASM5000362v1, whole genome shotgun sequence.
ggcattttcatttagtgcttttggtgcttttttcaatttgaacaggattaagtttaattgacgatatcttttcacacaaaaattcggattagacaTCCAAAAGCTTAAACTCGACTACATTGCCAAATGTAGAATTTGATCGTTATTAAGCTGGTATAGattctttttttaatcaatattggtATATAGGGTATTGTTAGAACCAATTTGGCGCAAGCATACTTGAGTGCGTagcaccgagaaataaaataaataaaaacacaaggatttagtttttcttttcaataatgtttcaataaaacgtaattttattgaatttttttgggagattaatttaccttttacAAAACAATCGTTGGACGGACGTAATCCAGAAACGAATAATAACAACAGCTAGACGCCGCAAGACGGTAATGGCGCGActcgttagaaaaatgtaacgaattgtgctgaaagcacagagctgcatccagagcttagggtacattttctaacgagggggaaattgtcattttacaagattttaagtccccatctaacgaataaattttgaccttacgaatttgaacttaaacattccgcccgccttgcaacatccagctatgttgtaattgaaattcattAATACATAGACATTACatacaatattttaatatcaaaataaatataaaatgcgatgtcagtttcattttcaaattgagcaattttttttttttttattagttcttttaatttttttcaaacttcatGAATTCTTAACTAAATGCTCGTAGAGCCGTTGACCCGGAGGGTCTGCAGTGTCTGGGTTATTGGCCAGGATGACCTACGACACATATTCATGGTTGACATTGCCCTGAAATCACCCAGCCGAATATCGTCAGCTGCGCCAAGGGGAATCCCGGACTCGAAAACATTTGAGGCTTAATAACCCTTGCGTATACGTCGGGCCCCAGGACCAACCCCACCCCGGAAGGGCGATAAAACACTGGATCGGCCAGCTGGAGACATTCAAATTGCTCTCGTATGGAGTCTGGAGCCGACGCCGATGGGGTGACCACACGGGATAAATCTGTCACCCGGgcggaaaaaatcaatttattttccgCGTTGTGCCGGGATACGACGATCAGCGGACAAAAGGCGTTCTGCGCTGTCATTGCCGAAGTAAGCCGTAAGCTTTGGGCAAGACTACTGCATATCATACTGTACCCCGCACATGGGTCGAGGACAGCTCGGACGGGAATTCGACGACCGGACAAGACGAGTATCAAAACAATAGTGGGACCAAGCGTAACAGTTGGTTGCAAAACTAACAACGGACTAAATATGGGGGTAGCATTTGTAATGCAGTACGCGGACGAATTAACGGACGGACTTGAATTTGACTTTCTCTTAGACAAATCGGACGATGGAGCGGAAGGACGTTGTTTCTGGTCGAAGGAGTGCAGAAGCGTATGGTGGCTCTCTCCGCATTCGCGACACCTTTCGCGACTATTGCAGGTCGACCGCATGTGTGACCTGCCCAGACAGTTGGAGCACACCCGATGAAGAACTACGGTGCGCAGCCTTTGCTCCAACCGCATTTTCAAGAACCTGCGGCACGACCGTAAATTATGCTTCCGCCTGCATAACACACAATTGTTTAAATGAAGCTTAGGGCTCGAGTCCGAATTTCTTTGGGCAGTCCCCGTAGGGGAAGACGAAGATTCTGCTGCCTTAGTTGCAGATACTTCAGCTGGAGCCGTATCAGCCCCCGACGGAGGGACAACTTTTTGTGTCGGTACTACCTCTTGTGAAGAGGCGACGACTGGGGTCATCCCGACGTCAGGGACCTGCTCGATTGCTGGTAACGGCTCGCGAAGAACCGGTGCCACATCACTTTCTATAATCTCTCTTTCCTCATCGGACATCGGGACGTCATCTTCGTAATCAGGGAGAGTCTTAATAATTTCCCTCATATCTTCCATTGTACTGCGAAAAGAAAGATGACGCTTACTATATGAACGATTGAAATCTATTCGGTCAGTATGACCAATTTTACCACCGGTCGTCTTACAACACCGTTTGCCGTTCTCACGTCAGCAACTCTAACGCGACCGTCAGATCCCGGGTGGACGTCATCCACACGACCTAACTTCCACGATGTAGGAGGCAATTGCTCATCACGAATTACTACCAAGTCCCCTACTTCGATATCACGCTGCGGAAATTTCCATTTATATCTTTTCTGTAAGCATTTCAAATATTCCTCTTTCCACCGTAAGCAGAATTGTTGCGACAGCGCCTTCATTTTCCTGAATCGATGTACCAAATGAAGTGGGGATTCCTCCTCTAACTGTTCAGGAGGCGCCAGGATCGGAgatcctaccaaaaaatggccAGGCGTAAGTGCCACCAACTCTTGAGAACTTTCACTCATCGGGCACAACGGCCTAGAATTTAAACAAGCCTCAATTCTCGAAAGAACAgtcgaaaactcttcaaatgTATATTTGAATCCAGATGCATGTTTCCTAAAGCTTGAAGCTTTTGACAGCAGCTTCCCAGAGACCACCCATATGTGGCGCCCCGGCAGGGATAAACTGCCAGGAAAGCTGCTGAAACTGGTATGCGGAACACACCTTATCACGTCCCTCCTTAAGAACACTTCTCAATTCTTTTTCCATTTCGCGTGAAGCGCCtacaaaatttgtaccattatcCGAAAAAATGGTCTTGGGACAACCACGCCGAGATATAAATCTGTGAAAGGCAGCCAGAAATGTTGTCGTAGACAAGTCCGATGTGGCTTCCAAGTGTATGGCCTTCGTCGAAAAGCATACAAAAACGCAAACATAACCCTTTGTTATCTTACATGCGCGCCCTATAAATGACTTAATTTCGAAAGGCCCCGCAAAATCAACGCCAGTCGTAGTAAACGGTCTGGTAAGCACAGTTCTCTCCGGTGGGAGAGCCGCCATGATCTGCGTACCAGACTTCTTCCTATCCAACAGACACCGTTTACACCGGTTAATAGTCGATCTAATCAAAGATGTTAAACGAGGAATCCAATACTCTATCCGAATAAGACGTAGAACCAACTGGTTCCCTCCGTGAATAGATATGTCGTGAACATATTTCACCAGTAACCTAGCGAATCTACTATTATACGGCACTATAATTGGATGTCGCTCACTATACGACAGGGTAGGACACCTACTCAAACGACCATTCAACCTCATAACCCCCTCCTCATCCAGGAATGGATTCAATGACAACAACGAGGTCCTGGAACCTAACGGTTTCTTTTCCATCAAAAAACGGCACTCATCTGGATAATGAGCCCTTTGAGAAAGAACAGCTAGACGTAATCTCACTGCCTTTAATTCAGTTGCCGTCAACGTCGTGTCGTGATACACATTTCGACTAGCATGTGAATAATGGGTCCTGTGATAAAACCTAAATATATATGCGATGACTCGTAGAGCCCTATCTAACGAAGAAAATCTCTCTAAAATGTCCTCATAGTTCGTAAAAAACGATGCGTGAGTCTTGACCGCCCGTACCTCAACGTCAGTCTCAAGAGGGGTCAAATCACTAATATCCCACTGAGAACTAGCTGAGCACAGCCACTCTGGTCCATGCCACCAAAGCGTTGAAACTGCCAACTCTGCAGGCGACACTCCGCGACTTCCCAAGTCGGCCGGATTGTCCTCAGAACGAACATGGTACCAATTCTGTCCCCCAGTATTCTCCTGAATCCTACATACGCGATTCGCAACGAAAGTAGACCACGTAGATGGCGTCTTTCGAAGCCAAGAGCGGACGATCGTAGAATCCGTCCAACAATAAACACGTCGAAATTCAATATCTAACTCCCTGGCTATAGACTTGTAAAGTTCTGAGGCCAAAACTGCCCCACAAAGCTCCAAACGTGGCAAAGATATAGATTTGATGGGGGCTACCTTAGTCTTACAAGATAGCAAATGGGTGAAGATTTGTCCCTGCGGCGTAACCACACGAACATATACTACCCCCGCGTATGCTTTTTCCGAGGCGTcggaaaaaacatgtaattctacCTCACAGTCTGTGGAGTAATTGACCCATCGAGGAATACGAACGTGATTCACATCCTGATAGGTCTCGACAAACTTTCGCCATTGTCGCTCAGTTTGTAACGGAAGAGACTCGTCCCATCCTATCTTATCCAACCAAACCTGTTGCATAATTATCTTCGCCACTATAATAACTGGCCCCAGCCAGCCAACAGGGTCAAATAGCCTAGCTATAGCCGATAAAACCTCTCTCTTCGTAAACCGAGATTTCCGCTCAATCGGTTGcatctcaaaataaaataagtccAACCGCGCATTCCACCTAATACCCAAAGGCTTCGAACTACTAGCTTCAACAAACTCCAGTAATTTGGCGTCAACCAAATGGTCAGCCGGAAGCGATTCTAAAATGGCTAGCTCATTAGAAGTCCACTTCCTCAGTTCGAACTTTGCCGATGATAATACCCTAATCAATTGATCCCTAGATTCAACAGCAGTATCCACGTTATGGTACCCTGTCAAAACATCATCCACGTACATGCACCTTCGTAGAATATGTGCCGCGTGGGGATAGTCATCTTCGGAGTCATCGGCCAATTGCAATAACGTCCGTATGGCTAAATAGGGAGCACAATTCACTCCAAATGTCACGGTCTGCAGCTCATAGTCTTGTACATCTTTTTGTGGGGAGTCCCTAAAGACAATTCGCTGCAGAGAAGTATGGGCCgaatttaccctaatttggcggTACATCTGTGTGATGTCGCAATTAAAAACGTATTTGAAAAATCTCCACCTCAAAATCAAATACACCAATTCCAATTGTAATGTGGGTCCCACATAAAGAATGTCGTTCAGACTTTTACCATTTGAGGTCTTATGCGAAGCATTAAAGACAACTCGAAGTTTGGACGTCAATTTGTCCGGATTGATTACCGGGTGGTGTGGCAAATAACACACAGTTTGATCTGCAGGAGAAGTCGACGACACTGGTCTCATATGTTGCAAGTCCAAATATTCTTTAATCACCCCGTCATACATTAATTTTGTTTCAGGCTTTCGTAAAAGCGAAGCCTCACCACGAATAAACTGCTTCAAACAACTTGTCCGCGAATGTCCAAGCAAAACTTGTCCCTTTAATTCGGGTTTTATCGGAAGAGTCACTACGTATCTTCCATCGGAATCCCTATATGtggtattcttaaaattttcttcacaaaatttatctGCGGGAGAACAAATTGCCCGTCTTGGTAAGTCCTCTAATTCCCAAAACCGAAGAAGAGTCTTGTCAAGACCATCTTCTTCCATAAATTCAACAGTCGTTGAAAAAACCGTCACATTAGAAGTGGGAATTGAACCAGTAATGAGCAAACCGAAGACTGTCTGTTGAGCAATCAACGAACCTAAAATGCCGGAGCGAACCCCCTGTAATATAATTCTGGGATACACGTCTGCCCCCAACAATAGATCAACCGGA
It includes:
- the LOC142232437 gene encoding uncharacterized protein LOC142232437, translated to MEDMREIIKTLPDYEDDVPMSDEEREIIESDVAPVLREPLPAIEQVPDVGMTPVVASSQEVVPTQKVVPPSGADTAPAEVSATKAAESSSSPTGTAQRNSDSSPKLHLNNCVLCRRKHNLRSCRRFLKMRLEQRLRTVVLHRVCSNCLGRSHMRSTCNSRERCRECGESHHTLLHSFDQKQRPSAPSSDLSKRKSNSSPSVNSSAYCITNATPIFSPLLVLQPTVTLGPTIVLILVLSGRRIPVRAVLDPCAGYSMICSSLAQSLRLTSAMTAQNAFCPLIVVSRHNAENKLIFSARVTDLSRVVTPSASAPDSIREQFECLQLADPVFYRPSGVGLVLGPDVYARVIKPQMFSSPGFPLAQLTIFGWVISGQCQP
- the LOC142231115 gene encoding uncharacterized protein LOC142231115 produces the protein MPVNTFARFIRAADAVVKFGTRVSSLKEENLDVYSLRAQVEEAKSLWEKVKERYEECLDDLQEDSDKGKVESADGKYEATYDAYIRIVSSIERKIDGLKAVPRASTPIQQADVADISARSGNVDVSGNSLLLGVDHGAVHSLALPPCDIEVFDGDFQSWPTFRDLFTAVYVKNSRLSDIERLCHLLKKTSGDAREVVRRFPLTDRSFELAWRTLKETYDNLRILVSNQLKLLFDLPVLDTETSSGLKNLQRGINACISAMAVNNVPTNDWDPILIYLCVQRLPKISVTLWEQGISDKSALSSWVDMDRFLTERIQTLTCLRDLKGIDASKKTDGRKLRTHFTNAAPKSSPSRSRNSQYTSHSSRDSVDKICVLCPRQSHHLRVCPKFRNLSVNDRLTAVKRYRCCFNCLSRRHDVNNCATSRSCEKCQGRHHTLLHRDSSHSTNVATTSSTVSAACPTDSSGLIDPQPSTSSGIVSGTSARQVFHVSQNRSVLLGTAMVNIVHQGMTYPARALIDPASEASFITENMQKLLRISTTSAVSSISGVNQSVSITSRGICPLSIGSPIDESVLVEATALVLPKISGNLPSFQVSRNYMSRLPNLRLADPNLFDSRPVDLLLGADVYPRIILQGVRSGILGSLIAQQTVFGLLITGSIPTSNVTVFSTTVEFMEEDGLDKTLLRFWELEDLPRRAICSPADKFCEENFKNTTYRDSDGRYVVTLPIKPELKGQVLLGHSRTSCLKQFIRGEASLLRKPETKLMYDGVIKEYLDLQHMRPVSSTSPADQTVCYLPHHPVINPDKLTSKLRVVFNASHKTSNGKSLNDILYVGPTLQLELVYLILRWRFFKYVFNCDITQMYRQIRVNSAHTSLQRIVFRDSPQKDVQDYELQTVTFGVNCAPYLAIRTLLQLADDSEDDYPHAAHILRRCMYVDDVLTGYHNVDTAVESRDQLIRVLSSAKFELRKWTSNELAILESLPADHLVDAKLLEFVEASSSKPLGIRWNARLDLFYFEMQPIERKSRFTKREVLSAIARLFDPVGWLGPVIIVAKIIMQQVWLDKIGWDESLPLQTERQWRKFVETYQDVNHVRIPRWVNYSTDCEVELHVFSDASEKAYAGVVYVRVVTPQGQIFTHLLSCKTKVAPIKSISLPRLELCGAVLASELYKSIARELDIEFRRVYCWTDSTIVRSWLRKTPSTWSTFVANRVCRIQENTGGQNWYHVRSEDNPADLGSRGVSPAELAVSTLWWHGPEWLCSASSQWDISDLTPLETDVEVRAVKTHASFFTNYEDILERFSSLDRALRVIAYIFRFYHRTHYSHASRNVYHDTTLTATELKAVRLRLAVLSQRAHYPDECRFLMEKKPLGSRTSLLSLNPFLDEEGVMRLNGRLSRCPTLSYSERHPIIVPYNSRFARLLVKYVHDISIHGGNQLVLRLIRIEYWIPRLTSLIRSTINRCKRCLLDRKKSGTQIMAALPPERTVLTRPFTTTGVDFAGPFEIKSFIGRACKITKGYVCVFVCFSTKAIHLEATSDLSTTTFLAAFHRFISRRGCPKTIFSDNGTNFVGASREMEKELRSVLKEGRDKVCSAYQFQQLSWQFIPAGAPHMGGLWEAAVKSFKL